From one Anoplolepis gracilipes chromosome 10, ASM4749672v1, whole genome shotgun sequence genomic stretch:
- the LOC140670676 gene encoding uncharacterized protein, translating to MEQVLTHQSTLINSVEEYFAWEVRCDDYIKSLEEQSRIKRPRISIGYRQLLIAKIARLERLKNALRKRFVHAGAGHSAHQAALFWREIDTAFENRISTGAIINSNYIEPRQFLEDASDIVLEHVRDAIETHCSVKVNTMFNGEFVAGEKHNDKSVSTKNCELFRTSDLREWYEQRVIEPTLASLEEFQERDSGWALSRIHNLTVNINKYNPMRAGCHIILPRKIMMKRAIVNVRSKDNACFAWAVTAAMYPAERRVERELSYPRYTDVLNLRDIEFPVTLNQIKKFEINNNISINVYTIENENIVPIRLSEQKRDKHANLLYIQDAQDIGHFAWIKNLSRLVSSQLNKHNGQKYICDRYVYLILLIFFKINI from the coding sequence atggagcagGTTTTAACGCATCAATCCACCTTGATAAATTCGGTGGAGGAGTACTTTGCGTGGGAGGTGCGATGCGATGATTATATCAAGTCGTTGGAAGAGCagagtcgaattaaacgaccgcGAATATCGATCGGATATCGACAATTGTTGATCGCAAAGATCGCGCGACTCGAAAGACTGAAAAATGCGTTGCGCAAACGTTTCGTACACGCGGGTGCCGGACACAGCGCGCATCAAGCTGCACTATTTTGGCGAGAAATTGATACAGCGTTCGAGAACCGTATATCGACTGGTGCGATAATCAATAGCAATTATATCGAACCTCGCCAGTTTCTCGAAGACGCGAGTGATATCGTGCTCGAACATGTGCGAGACGCTATCGAAACACActgcagtgtgaaagtgaatactatgtttaacggtgagtttgtggcgggTGAAAAGCACAACGATAAAAGTGTAAGTACAAAAAACTGTGAACTATTTCGTACATCTGATTTACGCGAATGGTACGAGCAACGTGTTATCGAGCCCACTTTAGCatctctcgaagaatttcaagaacgtgatagtgggtgggcattatcgcgtatacataatttgactgtaaatataaataaatataatcctatgcgtgcgggatgtcatattatattaccgcgaaagataatgatgAAGCGAGCGATAGTTAACGTGCGAtccaaagacaatgcatgtttcgCATGGGCAGTGACTGCTGCTATGTATCCCGCTGAAAGAAGGGTTGAACGAGAATTATCGTACCCGCGTTACACGGATGTGCTAAATCTTCGAgacattgagtttccagtgactcttaatcaaattaaaaagtttgaaattaacaacaatatttcaatcaatgtgtataccatcgaaaacgaaaatattgttcctattcgtctttcggagcaaaagagggacaagcacgccaatttgctctacattcaagatgcgcaagatatcggacatttcgcgtggatcaagaatttatcgcgactcgtgagttcgcaactcaataaacacaatggacaaaaatatatctgtgatcggtatgtatatttaatattattgatttttttcaaaataaatatataa
- the LOC140670232 gene encoding uncharacterized protein — MLKHTNIKFELLTDIDMVMFIERGIRGGLSQCSNRYAHANNKYMQSYDPLKPSSYLMYFDVNNLYGWAMCQPLPYASFQWVDNICNFDLSSIASDSPTGYILEVDLEYPQHLHDAHTDLPFCPTRDKPPGKRENKLLATLYDKKRYVIHYRNLQQCTRHGLRVTKIHRILQFAQSPWLRTYIELNTQFRTMAKNDFEKNLYKLMNNAVFGKTMENVRNRVDVKLITKWDDRYGAEAMIAKPNFHSRSIFSENLIAVELRRLEVKFYKPIYVGMCILDVSKMCLYEFHHDYMIPMYREKCKVMYTDTDSLIYHIECEDVYENMKRDIDKFDTSDYAIDNAYGIPLVNKKVPGLMKDENNGMIMTEFVGLRAKMYALKIDGKKDTKKVKGVKNSVVAKTITFDDYMQCLNEGIEMTRQQSTIRSKMHKVYTMRQKKIALSPHDDKRYIIPKSIDTLPWGHYRIPL; from the coding sequence ATGTTGaagcatacaaatattaagtttgaattgctcactgacatcgatatggtaatgtttatagaacgaggtatacgcggtggtttgagtcaatgttccaacagatacgcgcatgctaataacaagtacatgcagtcataCGACCCATTGAAACCGTCATCGTAtctaatgtatttcgatgtaaataatttatacggatgggcaatgtgtcaacctttGCCTTACGCTAGttttcaatgggtcgacaatatatgcaattttgatctatcatcgatcgcgtccgattcgcctacaggctatatcctcgaagtcgatctcgagtaccCGCAACATCTTCACGACGCGCATACTGacttaccgttttgtccgacgcgtgacaaaccacccggcaagagagagaacaagttgctcgcgaccttatacgataagaaacgatacgtaatacactaccgcaatctgcagcaatgtacgcgacacggtcttcgcgttacaaaaattcatcgcatattacaattcgcgcaatctccatggttacgtacatatattgaattaaacacgcaatttagaacaatggctaaaaatgattttgaaaagaatttatacaaattaatgaataatgcagttttcggcaaaacgatggaaaatgtgcgcaatcgcgtagatgtaaaacttataacaaaatgggacgataggtacggcgcagaggcgatgatcgcgaaaccaaattttcatagcaggagcattttttcggaaaatttaatcgctgtggaattgcgtagactcgaggtgaagttttacaaaccaatctatgtaggtatgtgtatacttgatgtatccaagatgtgtttgtacgaatttcatcacgattacatgattccaatgtatagagaaaaatgtaaagtcatgtacaccgacacggatagtctcatatatcacattgagtgcgaagacgtgtacgagaatatgaagcgCGACATCGACAAGTTCgacacgagcgactatgcgatagacaatgcgtacggtataccgctcgtgaataaaaaggtaccgggtctgatgaaggatgaaaacaacggtatgataatgacagaatttgtcgggcttagagcaaaaatgtacgCGCTAAAAATAGATGGTAaaaaggatacgaaaaaggtaaaaggtgtcAAGAATAGCGTCGTCGCGAAAACGATAACATTTGACGATTACATGCAATGTTTGAACGAAGGAATTGAAATGACGCGACAGCAATCGActataagatcaaaaatgcataaagtatataccatgcggcagaaaaaaattgctctaagtccacacgatgataaacggtatataatacctaaaagtatcgatacgctaccatgggggcattacagaataccgttgtaa
- the LOC140670238 gene encoding uncharacterized protein: MSDREKIARKIVQTSESIRKKYRALKTGKIEEDVALEKQFKPISEPLKQLVQNTIDVESDVSKIEPFDILEKDHVEKKIIKVKKRPRISYNDLSSKQKRLNVSLNDLPITSTPNQRRTIPDTSTQIEIAQPRQLSYEQPPVDEIFETTPDSLVTTVQRELQTSAGVNIFREHLGPLGQKYILTVMNQDKDKAMDYVYGIKFSNDGIMLGDKHFDVDKNDNIIINEVKYTGTPGLYELIFKKIPDDEIYTEDDLLKYKSILLATNAHKRGNKAHNPVLGTKGYKYKNVIAPLLSSRKAGKGILPRAMTLNDNKIDYVHWNDPNELVDRLRLLNASRRAGNNAHDNEIMSIIEELREDGLIIN; this comes from the coding sequence atgagtgatcgtgaaaagattgcgcgaaaaattgtacagacgagcgagtcaattcgcaaaaaatatcgcgcgttaaaaactggtaaaattgaggaagatgtAGCGTTGGAGAAACAGTTTAAACCGATTAGCGAGCCTCTAAAACAGCTTGTTCAAAATACCATCGATGTAGAATCCGACGTATCGAAAATCGAGCCGTTCGATATACTCGAAAAAGACcatgtggaaaagaaaattattaaagttaaaaaacgacCAAGAATCTCATATAATGATTTGAGCTCAAAGCAAAAACGATTAAACGtctcattaaatgatttgcCGATAACTTCTACACCTAATCAAAGACGAACGATACCGGACACATCTACTCAGATAGAAATTGCGCAACCGCgtcaattatcgtacgagcaaccaCCCGTCgacgaaatttttgaaaccacACCCGATTCGTTGGTTACGACGGTACAACGTGAATTGCAAACGTCCGCaggtgtaaacatatttcgagagcatttaggtccactcggacaaaaatatatattaactgttatgaatcaagataaagataaagctatGGATTATGTGTACggcattaaattttctaacgatggaataatgctcggtgataaacattttgacgtagacaaaaatgataatataattatcaatgaagtaaaatatacgggAACGCCTGGtctctatgaattaattttcaaaaaaatccccgacgatgaaatatataccgaagatgatttgcttaaatataaaagtatattattagcgacgaatgcgcataaacgtgggaacaaagcacataatccagtattagggactaaaggatataagtataaaaatgtaattgcgcCGTTATTGTCTAGCAGAAAAGCTGGAAAGGGTATACTACCGCGCGCTATGACTCTAAACGACAATAAGATCGACtacgtgcattggaacgatccAAACGAGTTGGTAGATCGTCTGCGATTACTGAATGCTTCGCGTCGAGCCGGTAACAATGCTCACGACAATGAAATCATGTCGATTATCGAAGAACTTCGCGAAGatggtcttattataaattga